A window of Reinekea marina contains these coding sequences:
- a CDS encoding GntR family transcriptional regulator has translation MATPRFEVIKKHIIGYIEQGDWRPGDAVPSENQLAEQFEVSRMTARRALTDLTEAGVLERVQGAGTFVAEQLPTGSLLEIRNIADEIHERGHKHIAHVICLEQRTVTEAETKLIGLPVGAAFFYSQVKHIEEDTLGHQEVIQFEERFVNSEVAPDYLQQDFTQITPSAYLTSVSPLSQADHWVEAILAPADVEQQLEISSGTPCLKLSRRTYSFRQNPTKKQKFIVNFAVLYHPGPGYRLGGHLMAS, from the coding sequence ATGGCAACGCCCAGATTCGAAGTGATTAAAAAACACATTATTGGATACATAGAACAAGGCGATTGGCGACCAGGCGATGCCGTGCCATCCGAAAACCAGTTGGCCGAACAGTTTGAAGTATCCCGCATGACGGCAAGGCGCGCCCTTACCGATTTAACCGAAGCAGGTGTTTTAGAACGCGTTCAAGGCGCGGGTACGTTTGTGGCCGAGCAACTGCCCACTGGCTCACTGTTAGAAATACGCAATATTGCTGATGAAATTCACGAACGCGGTCATAAGCACATTGCCCACGTTATTTGTTTAGAACAGCGCACCGTAACCGAAGCTGAAACTAAGTTGATTGGTTTGCCAGTTGGCGCTGCGTTTTTTTACAGCCAAGTGAAGCACATTGAAGAAGATACCTTGGGCCACCAAGAAGTGATTCAGTTCGAGGAGCGTTTCGTGAATAGCGAAGTCGCGCCCGATTATTTGCAGCAAGATTTTACCCAAATAACACCCAGTGCTTATTTAACCTCGGTGTCGCCATTGAGCCAAGCCGACCATTGGGTAGAGGCTATTTTGGCGCCGGCCGATGTTGAGCAGCAATTGGAAATTTCCTCTGGTACGCCGTGCTTAAAGTTGTCTCGGCGAACCTACAGTTTTAGACAAAACCCCACCAAAAAACAAAAATTTATCGTCAACTTTGCTGTGTTGTATCACCCAGGGCCAGGTTACCGCTTAGGCGGCCACCTAATGGCTTCTTGA
- the hutI gene encoding imidazolonepropionase, whose product MTGRIFMANLVNTAQPIQADGVVHNVNVITPARENTIDNTQGWSVLENATVAWQNGKFVYVGTSQSEPKFESTQTIDGQQQWLTPGLIDCHTHLVYGGNRAGEFEQLQQGVRYEDIAKAGGGIKSTVAATRTQSEDELYASAVQRLIPLINEGVTTVEIKSGYGLNIDTELKMLRVSKRIGEQLPVTVSATCLAAHAVPLEYQGKADDYLTLIIEELLPKVKQENLAQAVDVFCESIGFSAEQSKRLFAAAKALGFAIKGHVEQLSDSQGTEAVCAFQGWSADHVEYVNEAQVQQMASADVTAVILPGAYYYLKETQKPPIELFRKHQVNMAIATDLNPGSSPLGSLLTAANFGCVLFGFTPAEAFNGITQNAAKALGLANSKGKIAVGYDADCLLFQCEHPRQLIHEINLHRPTLSWHQGKERAPL is encoded by the coding sequence ATGACAGGTCGAATTTTTATGGCAAACTTGGTGAACACAGCGCAACCCATTCAAGCCGATGGTGTAGTGCACAATGTGAATGTCATTACCCCAGCCCGCGAGAACACGATCGATAACACGCAGGGTTGGTCGGTGTTAGAGAACGCCACCGTGGCGTGGCAAAACGGCAAGTTTGTGTATGTAGGGACAAGCCAAAGCGAGCCCAAATTTGAATCGACTCAAACAATTGATGGCCAACAACAATGGCTAACGCCCGGGTTAATAGATTGCCACACTCACCTCGTTTACGGCGGCAACCGAGCCGGCGAGTTTGAACAATTGCAACAGGGCGTACGTTATGAAGACATCGCCAAAGCGGGCGGCGGCATAAAAAGCACCGTAGCCGCCACGCGTACACAGAGCGAAGATGAACTATACGCCTCGGCCGTGCAACGCTTAATACCGCTGATCAACGAAGGCGTGACCACGGTAGAAATTAAATCGGGCTATGGCCTAAATATAGACACCGAACTAAAAATGCTGCGCGTGTCAAAACGCATTGGAGAACAGTTGCCGGTAACCGTTTCGGCCACTTGCTTAGCCGCCCACGCCGTACCGCTAGAATACCAAGGCAAAGCCGACGACTATTTAACCCTGATCATTGAAGAGCTTTTACCGAAAGTGAAGCAAGAAAACCTAGCCCAAGCGGTGGATGTTTTTTGTGAATCGATTGGCTTTAGCGCCGAACAATCTAAACGTTTATTCGCCGCCGCCAAAGCCCTGGGTTTTGCCATTAAAGGCCACGTAGAGCAGTTATCCGATTCGCAAGGAACCGAAGCCGTGTGTGCGTTTCAAGGCTGGTCGGCCGACCATGTTGAATACGTTAACGAAGCCCAAGTGCAGCAAATGGCCAGCGCTGATGTAACCGCGGTAATTTTGCCCGGGGCGTATTATTATTTAAAAGAAACCCAAAAGCCGCCCATAGAACTGTTCAGAAAACACCAAGTGAACATGGCTATAGCCACCGATTTAAACCCCGGCAGCTCTCCGCTAGGGTCACTATTAACCGCCGCTAACTTTGGCTGTGTGTTGTTTGGCTTTACCCCAGCCGAAGCCTTTAACGGCATTACCCAAAACGCCGCCAAGGCATTAGGGTTAGCCAACAGCAAAGGTAAAATAGCGGTAGGGTACGATGCCGATTGCCTGTTGTTTCAATGCGAACACCCACGCCAACTGATTCATGAAATTAACCTACACCGGCCCACGCTATCGTGGCACCAAGGTAAAGAGCGAGCGCCCTTATGA
- the hutG gene encoding formimidoylglutamase, translating into MSTPEAHKNCWQGRVDTEDASTSIRLHQQVILEKQTDYKNALVLVGFESDEGVARNQGRRGAAQGPNALRSALANLVSPKNVQLYDAGNISCEGQSPEQKLEQAQQLYAKEVEAILTAGGQPIGLGGGHEIAWASFLGTQQYLQKHQPNTRLGILNFDAHFDLRNPKPITSSGTPFRQAQQWSNANNQPFQYKVIGLNPSANTQALFDFAQSQNVQWVNDTHCGETDIETIMSNLETWLHTIDALYLTVCLDVFPAGDAPGVSAPAALGVQPLVVLKLISRIKALLKTMKKPLIMADVAELNPGLDVDGKTAKLAARVVYSLISG; encoded by the coding sequence ATGAGCACACCCGAAGCACACAAAAACTGTTGGCAAGGCCGAGTAGACACAGAAGACGCCAGCACCAGTATTCGCTTACACCAACAAGTGATACTGGAAAAACAAACCGACTATAAAAACGCACTCGTGTTAGTGGGTTTTGAAAGCGATGAAGGCGTAGCCCGCAACCAAGGCCGACGCGGCGCCGCCCAAGGCCCCAACGCATTGCGCAGTGCTCTGGCCAACTTAGTCAGCCCAAAAAACGTGCAACTGTACGATGCCGGCAACATCAGCTGCGAAGGCCAATCCCCAGAACAAAAACTAGAGCAAGCCCAACAACTATACGCCAAAGAAGTAGAAGCCATACTCACCGCAGGCGGCCAACCCATAGGCTTAGGTGGCGGCCACGAAATTGCTTGGGCCAGCTTTTTAGGCACCCAGCAATACCTACAAAAACACCAGCCCAACACACGCCTAGGCATACTCAACTTCGACGCCCACTTTGACCTACGCAACCCCAAGCCCATCACCAGTTCAGGCACACCCTTCCGGCAAGCCCAGCAATGGAGCAACGCCAACAACCAACCCTTCCAATACAAGGTAATAGGCCTAAACCCCAGCGCCAACACCCAAGCCTTATTCGACTTCGCCCAAAGCCAAAACGTACAGTGGGTAAACGACACCCACTGCGGCGAAACCGACATAGAAACCATAATGAGCAACCTAGAAACATGGTTGCACACCATAGACGCCCTATACCTAACCGTATGCCTAGACGTATTCCCCGCAGGCGACGCCCCAGGCGTAAGCGCCCCCGCTGCATTGGGTGTGCAACCCTTAGTAGTGCTTAAACTGATTAGCCGCATAAAAGCGCTGTTAAAAACAATGAAAAAGCCACTGATAATGGCCGATGTAGCCGAGTTAAACCCAGGGTTAGATGTTGATGGGAAAACAGCGAAGTTGGCGGCGCGGGTGGTTTATAGTTTGATCTCGGGGTGA
- a CDS encoding RloB family protein, with protein sequence MGTDNLFHRRKAKAVDQLERRRAKRSSYEKVLIVCEGEKTEPNYFNECIQFYKLNTANVEVDGTCGSSPKSVYERAIELWEIEERKGDPYDRVYCVFDRDNHDNYDETVKRITDHAPEDVFYAAVSVPCFEYWLLLHFKYTTSPYAATGKLSVGGKVLEELKEVMPDYEKGNNNIFSSLSQQIEFAKNNADRALKHAKDNHTDNPSTCVHNLIDYLQNLKKL encoded by the coding sequence ATGGGTACCGACAATCTATTTCATAGGCGTAAAGCAAAAGCTGTTGATCAATTAGAGAGACGAAGAGCTAAGCGTTCATCATATGAAAAGGTATTAATCGTCTGCGAAGGGGAAAAAACGGAGCCTAATTATTTTAATGAGTGCATCCAGTTTTATAAATTAAATACTGCAAATGTTGAAGTTGATGGTACATGCGGGTCAAGCCCCAAGAGCGTTTATGAAAGAGCCATCGAGCTTTGGGAGATCGAAGAAAGAAAGGGAGATCCCTATGATCGAGTTTACTGTGTTTTTGATAGGGACAATCATGATAACTATGACGAAACAGTAAAAAGAATAACTGATCACGCTCCTGAAGATGTTTTTTATGCAGCTGTATCTGTACCTTGCTTTGAATATTGGCTTCTTTTGCACTTTAAATATACAACAAGCCCATACGCGGCCACAGGAAAGTTAAGTGTTGGCGGTAAGGTTTTGGAAGAGCTTAAAGAGGTGATGCCTGATTATGAAAAAGGAAATAACAATATATTTTCATCATTGTCTCAGCAAATTGAATTTGCGAAAAATAATGCTGATAGAGCCTTGAAACATGCAAAAGACAATCATACTGACAACCCCTCTACCTGCGTTCATAACCTAATTGATTATCTGCAAAATTTGAAAAAACTCTAG
- a CDS encoding nucleotidyltransferase domain-containing protein: protein MNLLPEIYSPEKGIYHYRSMAKTNYRGYLKEDMVPLKKYFYVLRPLFSILWLEKYGTAAPIEFEKVLSLVTDNQILDEVNLLLERKKVSEEKMLAPAIPALNRYIENQLSRLEDIKVPKTDRNSEMEQLNGLFQAVLKNN, encoded by the coding sequence TTGAACCTCTTGCCAGAAATCTATTCTCCTGAAAAAGGTATCTACCATTATCGAAGTATGGCGAAAACTAACTATCGTGGTTATTTAAAAGAGGATATGGTTCCTCTCAAAAAGTACTTTTACGTGTTACGGCCGCTATTCTCAATTTTGTGGCTTGAAAAATATGGTACAGCAGCACCGATAGAATTCGAGAAGGTATTATCACTGGTAACAGACAATCAAATTCTTGATGAAGTGAATTTGCTATTAGAGCGTAAAAAGGTGAGTGAAGAGAAAATGCTGGCACCTGCAATTCCTGCTCTGAATCGCTACATTGAGAACCAGCTTAGTAGATTGGAAGATATTAAAGTTCCTAAGACCGATCGTAATTCAGAAATGGAGCAACTTAACGGCCTTTTCCAAGCAGTTCTAAAAAATAATTAA
- a CDS encoding 2'-5' RNA ligase family protein translates to MAKYFAFLLDRHEEIEKIRSKYDHLSSKVPAHLTIVFPNDFDDCKEDEVLEFLTNIPPVIVELVGVTGSPDNLMFCTLAKGNDEIISLHRSLYFNYFKEFFDRNFTFYPHVTVGRFESKNSLQAALNATDDINPIKLKLSSLALVERTDSGERRILRKFKLGGNSPA, encoded by the coding sequence ATGGCTAAGTACTTCGCCTTCTTGCTAGATAGGCATGAAGAAATTGAAAAGATTAGAAGCAAATATGATCATTTGTCTTCGAAAGTACCCGCTCATCTAACAATAGTGTTTCCGAACGACTTTGATGATTGCAAGGAAGATGAGGTTTTAGAGTTCTTAACTAATATACCCCCTGTTATTGTAGAGCTTGTGGGAGTTACAGGTTCACCTGATAATTTAATGTTTTGTACTTTGGCGAAAGGTAACGATGAAATAATATCGCTTCATAGGAGCTTGTATTTCAACTACTTTAAGGAATTCTTTGATCGAAATTTCACGTTTTATCCGCATGTGACTGTTGGGCGATTTGAATCCAAAAACAGTTTACAGGCGGCACTTAATGCCACCGATGATATTAATCCTATTAAGTTAAAGTTAAGCTCTCTAGCGTTAGTTGAAAGAACAGATTCAGGCGAACGAAGAATATTGAGAAAATTTAAATTGGGTGGGAATAGCCCTGCTTAA
- a CDS encoding GNAT family N-acetyltransferase gives MLRYKDIVLRKPAQSEAQNLYELMVSDEKWTEFNGPYFGYSRPSFEEFLSKTFNRLQEGMSALAIEYENRLIGTVTFYWEDKNTRWLEAGIVIFDSTLWGLGIGKKALVPWVTHIFDTQELERVGMTTWSGNPRMISSAQNVGFTIEGTLRKVRYHDGVYYDSVKLGVTRDEWYSTAFPT, from the coding sequence ATGCTTCGATATAAAGATATTGTTCTAAGGAAGCCCGCACAAAGTGAAGCTCAAAACCTTTATGAGCTGATGGTTTCAGATGAGAAATGGACCGAATTTAATGGTCCTTACTTTGGATATTCAAGACCAAGCTTTGAAGAATTCCTGAGTAAAACATTTAATCGTCTACAGGAAGGAATGTCGGCTCTAGCGATCGAATATGAAAATCGGCTTATAGGTACAGTTACATTTTATTGGGAAGATAAAAATACACGTTGGCTTGAAGCAGGTATTGTGATTTTCGACAGTACCTTGTGGGGCTTGGGTATTGGTAAGAAAGCTCTAGTTCCTTGGGTAACACATATTTTCGATACGCAAGAGTTAGAGCGAGTAGGAATGACAACGTGGTCCGGAAATCCAAGGATGATCTCAAGTGCCCAAAATGTCGGGTTCACTATTGAAGGTACGTTACGTAAAGTAAGATACCATGACGGCGTTTATTATGACTCCGTAAAGCTTGGTGTTACTAGAGACGAGTGGTATTCCACTGCGTTCCCAACCTGA
- a CDS encoding GNAT family N-acetyltransferase, translating into MLGGKLLPTLESTRIVLRPYKVSDSKNVQRLASEKIIAEMTANIPHPYVDGMAEEWISKHEYWYQKRAAIVLAIQLVETGEHIGTISITQIDGDSGNLGYWVGVPYWGKGYCSEAAYLLINYGFTEYGLDLIYARHLPENPASGKVMTKNGFVYKNDVLVGGRELLHYELPAYQWQKLKNLY; encoded by the coding sequence ATGTTAGGAGGAAAATTGCTACCAACACTCGAATCTACAAGAATTGTACTTCGCCCCTATAAGGTCTCGGACTCAAAAAACGTTCAGAGGCTCGCTAGCGAGAAAATCATTGCTGAGATGACTGCCAATATTCCGCACCCATATGTTGATGGAATGGCAGAAGAATGGATTTCTAAACATGAATATTGGTACCAAAAGAGAGCTGCAATTGTACTAGCGATTCAACTCGTTGAAACTGGAGAGCACATAGGCACAATCAGTATCACTCAAATCGATGGCGATTCAGGTAATTTAGGATATTGGGTTGGCGTTCCATATTGGGGTAAAGGTTATTGCTCCGAAGCTGCATATCTTCTCATTAATTATGGCTTCACTGAATATGGATTAGATCTTATATATGCAAGGCATCTACCGGAGAATCCTGCTTCTGGTAAAGTCATGACCAAAAATGGCTTCGTATATAAGAATGATGTATTGGTTGGTGGTCGTGAACTTTTACATTACGAATTGCCAGCTTACCAGTGGCAAAAGCTTAAAAACTTATACTAG
- a CDS encoding DNA polymerase beta superfamily protein, with amino-acid sequence MLRQLFSILWLENYGTAAPIEFEKVMSLVTENQILDEVNLLLERKKVSEEKMLAPAIPALNRYIENQLSRLENIKVPKTNRISEMEQLNWLFQAVLKNNY; translated from the coding sequence GTGTTACGGCAGCTATTCTCAATTTTATGGCTTGAAAATTATGGTACAGCAGCACCCATAGAATTCGAGAAGGTAATGTCACTGGTAACAGAAAACCAAATTCTTGATGAAGTGAATTTGCTATTAGAGCGTAAAAAGGTGAGTGAAGAGAAAATGCTTGCGCCTGCAATTCCTGCTCTGAATCGCTACATTGAGAACCAGCTTAGTAGATTGGAAAATATTAAAGTACCTAAGACCAATCGGATTTCAGAAATGGAGCAACTTAACTGGCTTTTCCAAGCAGTTCTAAAGAATAATTATTAA
- a CDS encoding fructose-specific PTS transporter subunit EIIC, with amino-acid sequence MDALNIVAVTACPTGVAHTFMSAEALKTAAEAKGHSIKVETRGSIGAENKLTSDDIAQADLVILAVDIEVDTTQFSGKRIYRTSTGNALKKSDAVIENAINEATVESTQVADAASGFKKEKTGAYKHLMTGVSFMLPVVVAGGLIIALSFIFGIEAFKTEGTLAAALMQIGGGSAFALMIPVLAGYIAFSIADRPGLAPGLVGGMLASSIGAGFLGGIAAGFLAGYSAKFLAEKISLPATMEALKPILIIPLLATLATGLVMIYIVGGPVAAIMNALTEFLTGMGSANAVGLGLILGAMMCFDLGGPVNKAAYTFGVGLLATQTYAPMAAVMAAGMTPAIGMGIATFLGKKYFTSAEHEAGKASFVLGLCFISEGAIPFAAKDPLRVIPVAMVGGAITGALSMLINAELLAPHGGIFVLFIPNAITHVALYVAAIVAGSLVTGVGYFLLKARFESRQLQAN; translated from the coding sequence ATGGATGCGTTAAATATTGTCGCTGTAACTGCTTGCCCCACAGGGGTGGCACATACCTTTATGTCAGCTGAGGCTTTAAAAACCGCTGCTGAAGCGAAGGGACATTCGATTAAAGTTGAAACTCGCGGTTCAATTGGAGCCGAAAATAAACTGACCAGCGATGATATTGCTCAAGCTGATTTGGTTATTTTGGCCGTTGATATCGAGGTAGATACGACACAGTTTTCAGGTAAGCGTATTTACCGCACCAGTACAGGTAATGCGCTTAAAAAATCCGATGCGGTGATTGAGAACGCGATTAATGAAGCTACCGTTGAAAGTACTCAAGTAGCAGATGCGGCGAGTGGATTCAAAAAAGAAAAAACTGGAGCATATAAACACTTAATGACGGGTGTGTCTTTCATGTTGCCAGTGGTGGTTGCTGGCGGTTTGATCATTGCTCTTTCATTTATCTTTGGTATTGAAGCGTTCAAAACTGAAGGCACGCTCGCTGCCGCACTGATGCAAATAGGTGGGGGTTCTGCCTTTGCATTAATGATTCCGGTGCTCGCCGGATACATTGCATTTTCAATTGCAGATCGGCCTGGATTAGCCCCCGGCCTTGTCGGAGGTATGTTGGCCAGTTCCATTGGTGCGGGATTCTTAGGTGGTATCGCAGCTGGTTTTTTGGCCGGTTACAGTGCCAAGTTTTTAGCTGAGAAAATTTCTTTACCGGCAACAATGGAAGCATTAAAACCAATATTGATTATTCCACTGTTGGCCACTTTGGCCACTGGTTTGGTGATGATCTACATTGTCGGTGGTCCTGTAGCGGCAATTATGAACGCGCTAACGGAATTCTTAACTGGCATGGGATCAGCGAATGCAGTAGGTCTTGGTTTGATTCTTGGCGCTATGATGTGCTTCGATTTAGGTGGCCCAGTAAACAAAGCTGCTTATACCTTTGGAGTAGGGTTATTAGCGACTCAAACCTACGCCCCTATGGCTGCGGTTATGGCAGCGGGAATGACGCCTGCAATCGGTATGGGTATTGCTACATTCCTAGGTAAGAAATATTTTACCTCTGCGGAGCACGAAGCCGGTAAAGCATCGTTTGTACTCGGTTTATGTTTTATCTCCGAAGGTGCGATTCCGTTTGCTGCGAAAGATCCATTGCGTGTAATCCCAGTCGCGATGGTCGGTGGTGCGATAACCGGCGCGTTATCGATGTTGATCAATGCTGAGTTATTGGCACCACATGGCGGCATCTTCGTCTTGTTTATTCCAAATGCGATAACTCATGTTGCTTTATACGTAGCAGCAATCGTCGCCGGTTCATTAGTCACCGGTGTTGGCTACTTCTTGTTGAAGGCGCGTTTCGAGAGTCGCCAATTACAGGCAAATTGA
- the pfkB gene encoding 1-phosphofructokinase, producing the protein MNHNKILAITLNPALDLTVSTEVIQLGEVNIAQHGTLHAAGKGINVASVLVDLQMNVTATGILGANNEQPFTDLFREKNIKNAFCREAGNTRINVKLTESNQRTTDINLPGIDISSTTLARFRQTVFDLAEQFKVVVFSGSLPCGISQSTYADLISQVKALGCLTILDTSGEAFSEAVKAGPTMVKPNREELAQWLGRPVNDVQDEQRAALKLQSYGIKQVVVSDGKNGFRWYGENAIYHVTPPKVSMVSTVGAGDSLVASLAYGLARGESPEQTLERAAAISAHAVEQVGVGIVDMNRLKDLQREVSLTPLTLETLAGE; encoded by the coding sequence AATATTGCACAGCACGGCACACTTCATGCCGCTGGCAAAGGTATCAATGTTGCTAGCGTGTTAGTTGACTTGCAGATGAATGTGACGGCGACAGGTATTTTAGGCGCAAATAATGAGCAGCCGTTCACAGATCTTTTTCGCGAAAAAAATATTAAGAATGCGTTTTGTCGCGAAGCGGGCAATACGCGCATTAATGTTAAATTGACCGAAAGTAACCAGCGCACAACGGATATCAATTTGCCTGGTATTGATATCAGCTCGACTACTTTAGCGCGATTTAGACAAACCGTCTTTGATTTAGCCGAGCAGTTCAAAGTGGTCGTTTTTTCAGGAAGTTTGCCATGCGGAATCAGTCAATCTACTTACGCAGATTTAATTAGCCAAGTAAAAGCGCTGGGTTGTTTAACAATTTTAGATACCAGCGGAGAAGCATTCTCTGAAGCCGTAAAGGCAGGTCCGACCATGGTGAAACCGAATCGTGAAGAACTTGCACAGTGGCTCGGACGTCCAGTCAATGACGTTCAAGATGAGCAGAGAGCCGCTTTAAAATTGCAGTCCTATGGTATTAAGCAGGTGGTTGTGTCTGATGGTAAAAATGGCTTTCGTTGGTATGGCGAAAATGCCATTTACCATGTGACGCCCCCAAAAGTATCTATGGTCAGTACGGTCGGCGCGGGCGACAGTCTTGTTGCCAGTCTAGCTTATGGTCTTGCTCGAGGCGAAAGCCCAGAACAAACGTTGGAACGGGCGGCGGCAATTTCAGCGCATGCCGTGGAGCAAGTGGGCGTTGGTATTGTAGATATGAATCGCCTTAAGGATTTACAGCGTGAAGTGTCGTTGACGCCACTGACATTAGAAACATTAGCTGGGGAGTGA